In the genome of Synchiropus splendidus isolate RoL2022-P1 chromosome 13, RoL_Sspl_1.0, whole genome shotgun sequence, the window AATGCTCTTTTGATGCAAAAGTTAATGCAAATAAGTCCTGCCATTCTCTGCTTCAAATGGATCCTCATTTTATATTTGTCCATAAGGATGGTTCAAGGTGATTATTTCATGATCGCTCGATGGCTGACTAATAACATTTCAGTCTGCAtgtggcagaattgacaataaatctatCTGACCTGACCTCACCACGACTAAAACCATCTATCTTCTCTTCCGTCCCAACAAGGATGGAACCTTATTCTGTTTGCTGTGTTGCTGCAGTCATTACTCTACTGTGTGCACAAGATAACTTCTAACTAACATGAtggtaaataaaacatcaccATTTCCATGGTACAATTGAGCTGATTCTGTGTTGTACTTTGTACTTGGACCTGCAGCTCCACCCAATCCACCAGAGAGTCTCACCCAGTCCAGTATGAGAGGCTGGGGTGTCACTCGGCACTGGATCCCAGGCAAGTCACACGGCGGCCCCGTCACAGGTGCCTGGAATAATCCTCACTTTCACTGAgcattttggggggaaataaagATGCAAAGGTGGTGTTTGTTCCCATGGTCGGTGCGTGGCCTGTCAGAGTTCATCGTGGAGGCCGGGGCACCTGGATGTGGGAGGAGTTGAAGAGATCATCCGGAGCTGGACCGTCACCCCTTCTGTGACTACCGTTTCAGAGTCATCGCTGTGGGCCAGGCTGCTCGGACTGCGGTGTAGAggacgccacctgctggtcgGTGAGCATCACTGCTGTATGGATGATTGACAGTTCTGAGCAGCTCCGCCACAGTTCCCCATGATGACCCCAGTGGGGTCGCAGCCAGGCCACTGACCCGCACACTTTGGTCGTCACGTGGGTTTTGAGCTGCTCACTGGCTCTGACTGGCTCACCCATTTGAGATGTTGGTTTTGGTCTGTCTCCACAGGAGATGCCGCTGGAGCGCCAGCACAACGGCCTGGACTTGGAGTACCAGGTGTCATGGAGGGAACCAGTGGAGTGTCAGCCACGTCACTTCTCCACCCTTCCGTGGGTACAACACCAGATCATGCGGTCCAGGCTGTCACCTCCATGGGAGAAGGTCCTCTGCCCACAGTGGTCATCGGACGCTCAGGAAAATGAGGCGCCTTCCCTTTGAAGTCGGGATTGCAGGATTTCATTCGTGAGTTCATTTAACAGACGAACCTCATTTCATGTCGCCACAGTTCGAACGTACTTTGTCCAAATGTAGCTTCCGTAGCGGCTGTGCGTTCTGCGCCTGCGTGGTTGGCCcgtgatttgtttttcttcccagCGAGTTCGAGTCGGCAGGTAAGAGCTCGGTGCATGAGCTGTCGGATTATCTGATCGTATACAAGTGTTTGGATCTCACACCGCATTCGCGTGACTCCATTCGGTTGAGTGTGACCGCACGTCACGTGCGCTTGTCACTGACAGATGCAGCCGCGCTCTCATCTCAACGGTGTTTCACTTTGTCGTGGTTCAATGGACTTGGCACAAGTGTTTGGAATCTTTTGTTTCCCGAGTTTCTGTAGCTCCAGCGCTGTGATATTAGTGGCGCAGCTGCAAAAGTGGCTTTCGGTCTGACTTGTCGAACCTGTTTCCACCTGCATCAGTTCGAGTCGAAACGAAGCCGAGTCACTTTTCCATCCTGGAAATATCTTCAGCCAATGGAGTCTTTTTGATGCTTTCATGTTTACACTGGGGATGCGTCTATTTCTGATCAAAACGTGACGTGACTTTACATGACACTTTTACATTATACTTGACATTATTCATCCGGGGGAAATTGATTTTCGTTACAAAAACTCCATCTCCAGATAAAAGAGGCATAAAGAAGCAAAGTGAATACAAAAtgttactgaaaaaaaatacaataccaAATTTGTATTGAACCAAGATTAGTTGGTGTTGTGTTGTTCCATATCACTGAAGCCGCCTGCTGGTTGACTACTGGAATTGAAAGTCTACATTGACCCATTGCTTCTCCTGCAGGGAGAATGTGCGACTTGTCCTTCCTGATGGGGGCGCTGGTGGGCCTGCTGGCGCTCTTCTGCTCCCTGGACGTGTGGTACTTCCTGCGGGCGGCCTTTGTGGTGGCGCGAGCCTGGTTCCAGCCGGTGGTCCGGGACGTCACGGGCGAGCAGGTGCTGAGCGGCCGCGTCACGCCTCATGACATCGACATGTGCCACATGAACAACGCTCGCTACCTGCGAGAGTGCGACTTTGCCCGCTTCTCCCTCTACGTCCGCAACGGCGTCTTCAAGGCCCTGCGAGCCCTGGGAGGCTCCATGGTGGTCAGCGCCACCACCATCCGCTACCGCCGGGCACTCTGCATTGGTGAGAGCTACCAGCTGCGCAGCCGCATCCTCGCCTGGGACCAGAAGGCTTTCTTCCTGGAGCAGAGGTTCGTCTCCAGCAGAGACGGGCTGGTGTGCGCCGTCATGTACTGCAAGCAGAGCGTCATACGCTGCAGCCCGGACAAGATCATGGAGCATCTCTGCAAGAGAAAGGTGCGGCTCTTGGCCACGTGACAACGCGTCCAGTCTTTACTTCATGTTTCATCACGATGCTTCCCCTGCATCACGGAGTTAACCTCGCTTTCACATTAGATTTATTCTTCAATAACACTCTTCTTTGGACAGTTTTTCATAACTCCACTCACATGTCCAAGTTCAGGTCCCAAACATAGATAAATTATATGTTGAAATGGAGTGAAAATAAAAGGGTATTTGCCCGGTGCGTGAAGGTTTGCAGCCGGTTTGGGGATAAGACTGAAAAGGTCCTGTCAGAGAATATATAGGCGTGAAGGGACTCAAAACATCAACAAGCAGAATATATAGAGATATATTCATGCACAGAAGTTGCACTTCATTGGTGGAGGGTTTCTGAACCTTGCTGTCTGACACATAGTGAGGTGACCTTTCCTCTTGTCATGTGATGTAGGTGGAGACCCCCGAGTTCCCGGAGGACCTTCAGCACTGGGTCAACttcatctccagcagcagccaggCCCTGCGGGCAGAGAGTGGACTGACGGAGAAAGACAAGTGACGCTGGCGCTGACGGACTGTTTTCAAGGTGACGTCGAGTTAGAAAGAGAAACCTAAGGGCCTTAAACACCGGAGGAGACCTGCACCTCACACTTTTTTCAGCCAGACTCCCACCAACTCATCCCAGATATGTTTTCAGGCCAGTGAAAGCAATAAACCCGAATGAAAGATTCTCAATCATGAGCCTGAACTTCCGTCTTGGAATTGTGACGCAGAAAAACGCCGACTTAAGTCTTTGTGACGTGACTCACCAGCCTCTTTGTAGCTGGTCTGTGTCTTCATGGCCCCGAACCACACGAGACCTCGATCATCCTAGGTTCATCGGAGGGACGCAGAGAAAGACCCCTGAGAGCCAGTGGGTTCCAGTGAGTCTGTTGACTCCAGGAGCTGGAACACCTCTGTCATGGTCTCATTTACGCGACTAAAGCCAAAGTCAGGTGCTGTCACAGGCGTTTCATCGTCTTGTCACTTTGTTTACGAGTTGTTGgtggaaataaacatgaaactgaTGCTGTAAAACCTTTTCATTGCCTTTTGGGTGCAAAATAATCagtagattttatttttttaagttattttccACATAATGTTGTCTGAAATTGTGTATTAATCAAAATATTTATTGACGCGTTCCCATTCAAATGGGGAGTTATGTAATCCCCAAATAATTCGAAACGTCAACGCGTcttaataaaattgaaaaatataaagATAATTGTTGCGTCACACCGGCGTCACGAACCCGGAAGTCATGTTCACTCTGCCGGTGTCTGGAGCTGCAGCGCGTCCAATGAGAGCTCTCTCTTCAGGCCGGACTGTAAGTTCCACGGGCCGGTACCGTCCGCGGTTATAGCCCTAACTGTCTCGGAATTTCTATGAACGCTTGAGTTGACCGACGGCACGCTCAGTTAACGGCCTAAATTGGCGTGTTTAATGAGGAGACCCGCAGCGGTCGCTAGCTGTAGCTAAGCTAACAGCGTCCCACTGCAGTCAAGGTTGAAGTGATGCCACGATACGACACGATCATTCTCCTGTCCACATCTGTCTCGCGCTCATCTGCCACGCTCTGCTGCACAGTCCTCTTTAATATGGCGCCGCGGATTTATTTACTCTGGCAACGGACGTCATTCAGTCTCAGTGGAaggtgtttttgtattttatttaatcctGAAAGATTCCCGTGTATTTTGCGATTTTTATCATGACGTTTATGgaaatcatattttttaaaatgataaagaaaactgTCCTTCAACACACAGCTGTGTCATTTATTTAGCggttatttaaatgtaattgaTAAGCtatggtgacctttgacctaagACTGCGACTCCCCGCTGTTGCAGAGCGATGTGGCTGCTGGTGCTGGGGgtcctgctcctgctcttcTGCAACCTGGACGTGTGGTACTTCCTCCGCGGAGCGCAGGTCTTCCTGGAGGCGCTGCTCCAGCCCCGTGTCCCCGACATCCTGGCGGAGCAGAGCGTGGACGGGGTGGTGCTGCCCCACGACCTGGACTACATGGGCCACATGAACAATTCCAGATACCTGAGGGAATGTGACTTTGCGCGCTTCCATCATTACATGAGGAACGGCTTGTTCCTGACCTCGCGGCGGCTGGGCGCCACGCTGGTGGTCGGGGCCTCCACCATCCGCTACAGACGCTCGCTGGCTTTCCGCGAGGCCTTCGAGATCCGCACCAGGGTGTTGGGCTGGGACGACAAGGCCTTTTACCTGGAGCAGCGCTTCGTGTCCAAGAAGGACGGCTTTGTGTCGGCGGTGATGCTGTGTCGGCAGAACGTGGTGCGCAGCAGCCCGGAGAGCGTCATCGAGGCCGTCTGCAAACAGAAGGTCAGCTCACCTCATGCACACTCGGAAGAGAATGGATTCAGTGGTTCTGACCTGATATGCTATCTTCCCAAACTATGAGTCACAAACCCATGAATCAAATCTGAAAGTCACTGTGTTTTTCAGCGATAAAGTGACATAATTCTTGATGGATGAAATATATACTCTGGTAACTGCAACCGAGAACAGGTGAAGTGGCTGGGAGTCATTGCTCTCACTGGCCGCAGCAGCGGAGGAGTCTGGTTGACTGGATGGCTGCTGTGTGCAGGTGCAGTGTCCAGAGTTCCCGGAGGACCTGAAGCACTGGATCAGCTTCATTTCGGCGAGCAGCCAGGCTCTGAGAGCAGAGAGTGGACTGGAGGAGAAGAACAAGTGAGACCGGCAGTGCAACAGGAAGCCGTGGCCCTCGTGTTCCTGACGCCTCTCTAGCATCCGTTAGCCTTCAGTCCTGCATGTCCAGCCCAGCGTCTCACTGCTGCCGTGCACGTCTCGCCACACTTTCTGCCTGTTGACTCCTTTGTTTTGCCCTTAGAGCCGTGTTTCCCAGCGGCACAGCTAGTGTCTGTGTGAGGGCCAGTTCGGACGGTTGCCGGGCGACTCACTTCAGGGTCACCTGTTGCAGCGGTGTGGAGTAAATCCAGCATGAGTGACAGGTGCTGGGGAAAGTTGCCTCACAGCTGTTGCATGTCTCTCATAACCCTCTGATATCACAGGACTCAGTGGGGAAGGGACCGTCTGCAAATCACCAAACTGTGAACATGAAGTATTTAACTTTCTGTATTATCAACTATCAAATATCAAGCACATGAACCgtgaaagtatttttttttttgttgtggtaATTGGCAGACGGTCCCTTCCCCGCAACATGACCAGTCCCCAGGAGAATCGTCCGAGGCCCTGAGCGCAACTGTAGCTTTTGCATGCTGAGATCAAACTTGAGAGGAGGAATCATCCCACGTGAGCTGGGAAACCTTTCCATACTTGATATACACCGATcagccgtaacattatgaccacccgcTCTTGTATTCCGCCGCTCCCGTTTTGTGACAAAAGTGTGTGGCCGCTGGTCTTCAGCAGTGGAAAGTGGTGCACTGCTGAGGGGTCACGAGGGGCTGGAGCATGTGTCTGTAAACGTGCCGTAACATGGCTGTTATTCAGTCCCGAAGTGGGGAATTCAAATGAGCTGCATTGTGCAAATAAGCAACCAAAACATTCAGGAACGAGAGTCGTTTGGACTCCATTTTAAGTGTGAAACTATTCAATATTACTAGAAATAGTCGAGAAATATTATTATGGTATATGGGAAGCCACTGTAGTGCAAGTTCAAATGATGCAACTTGTAAGTCTGTGTGAAGCAGAAGTTGACCATCAGAAGGCAGCGCCTCTGCCTCCACTGCAGTGCCACTGCTGACCACTAGGGGTCGCACTGTCACGCACGTCAGGCTGGTGCTGCTGTGATGACCAAAGTCATGTACTGATGTGGAGAGGAAGGGATCAGAGTTTACTTGAAGGAGAGATCATGTCCGACACTGTCTAATTTATTTCCGTTTCTTTATCgtcatttgaatgtatttaatcTGAGCGTTATTTAACAGCATTTTGAGTAATAAATGTCTGGATCAaacttgtgtgcatgtgtgtgtgacacacgACTAACTGCATGAGAGAAAACTCACGTGGTTCAAGCCTTTTTTTAGGTCATGAAGTATttgataaaacaaacatgaccttTTTTTTACTCCTTTATGTGACTGCTttgtttataataatataatgataaGGACGGTAATGATTCCATAATTATGATCACATCTTTGACAGTTTATGGTTGGATTTGAAACGTTCCTTTCATTTTCCTGCTGTGGACGAGGTGAGGTATGAAGGACGAAGTCAGGCCCTGCGGTGCCTTTGATGGTTCTTCTATGTAAAGGTGAGCTGTTGGTGTGAGAGACGGAGACGCTGCTGCCCCTGGTGGACCAGCTCCGTCCCGCCGGTTCCCACTGAACCCGCTCACCCCCCACCAGGAGACTGTCTCCGACTGAACCGAGCCCACCATGGCCCAGGGTGGCGTGGTCATCGACCCGGACCAGTTCAAGTGCGTGGTGTGTCTGGACCTGCTGAAGGAGCCGGTCACGGTGCCGTGCGGCCACAACTACTGCTCTGCCTGCATCCAGCGCTGCTGGGAGCAGGAGGCGGGTCTGGGCTTCGTGTCGTGCCCCCAGTGTCGCCAGAGCTTCAGCCCCAGGCCCGTGCTGGCCCGCAACACCCTGCTGGCCAAGGTGGTAGAGAAGCTGCGGGAGGAGGCGCCCGAGCTCCTGAGCCAGAGCCCGGCGCAGGCGGACGACGTGGAGTGCGACGTGTGCATCGGCAGGAAGAACAAAGCTGTCAGCTCGTGCCTGGTGTGTTTGGCCTCCTACTGCGAGCTGCACGTCCTGCcccaccaccagggggcggtGTTCGCCAAGCACAAGCTGGTGTGCGCCTCCAggaacctgcagcagacgctgtGTCCGCGGCACAGCAAGCTGCTGGAGGTGTACTGCCGCACGGACaagctcctcatctgctccctCTGTCTGACGGACCAGCACAAAGGGCACGACTCGGTCCTGGTGGAGGCcgaggtgcagcagcagcaggtgagcggGCGCCGGGTTCGACTGCTGCAG includes:
- the them6 gene encoding protein THEM6-like, whose protein sequence is MCDLSFLMGALVGLLALFCSLDVWYFLRAAFVVARAWFQPVVRDVTGEQVLSGRVTPHDIDMCHMNNARYLRECDFARFSLYVRNGVFKALRALGGSMVVSATTIRYRRALCIGESYQLRSRILAWDQKAFFLEQRFVSSRDGLVCAVMYCKQSVIRCSPDKIMEHLCKRKVETPEFPEDLQHWVNFISSSSQALRAESGLTEKDK
- the si:ch73-52e5.2 gene encoding protein THEM6 is translated as MWLLVLGVLLLLFCNLDVWYFLRGAQVFLEALLQPRVPDILAEQSVDGVVLPHDLDYMGHMNNSRYLRECDFARFHHYMRNGLFLTSRRLGATLVVGASTIRYRRSLAFREAFEIRTRVLGWDDKAFYLEQRFVSKKDGFVSAVMLCRQNVVRSSPESVIEAVCKQKVQCPEFPEDLKHWISFISASSQALRAESGLEEKNK